ACCAGTGTCTCCGGGTAAAAATGTTGTTTGGGATGCATTCAAATATGCCGAAGATAAAGGAGTTCTCCTTGTAAAGGCAGCCGGAAATGAAAATGAAGATGTTGCTGAGCACCTTGCATATCCTACCAACTTTAAAAATATTACAGACGAAAAACCTTTCGTAAATAACGTGATTGTTGTAGGAGCAAGTACTAATAGAAACAATGAGTTGAGAGCGAGCTTCTCTAACTTTAATAAGAAAATGGTAAATGTTTTTGCTCCGGGTGAAGAGATTTATTCTACGGTTCCAACAAGTGAATATGAATATCTTCAGGGAACTTCAATGGCATCACCTGTTGTTGCCGGTGCTGCTGCGGTTTTATTAGCTTATATGCCTAATTTAAGACCTGACCAGATTATTGAAGCTCTTGTAAAGTCAAGTAATCCAAGTACGGAAAATGGATTTGCTGATCTTTCTCAAGCCGGAGGTGTTATCGATCTAAAGAAGGCTGCTGAATATGCTTATACTAACTTCTATAACGGTAAGATATCATCTGTAAAAAAGGCTACGAAATCCGTAAAAAAGGCCGTTAAAAAATAATATATTTCACTGTATTACAGTGTATGTGATAAAAAGTCCGAATTTTTCGGACTTTTTTGTTTTTATTTTTCAATTTTGGCACGGTTTTTTGTAACTTTAATGTAACAAAAAATAAACGACAAAATGAAAAAGTTACTACTTGCAGGAATGTTGGGAACATCACTTTTTGCAGTGTCTTGTTCCTCAGTGAAAAATGCACAAACATCACAAAACCAAAAATCTGATTTTTTAAAGATTAAAGGAGATTGGGAGATTGTTAGTATCGATTATGATAAAGGATTTAAAATTAAACCGTTTGATGAAGGAGCAGATGCACAATGTTTCGTAGGAAGTCATTGGAGATTGATTCCCAATAACTATACCGGAGCGTATACTCTAAGCGGAGGTGGTTCATGCCCTAGCCTTACACAGCCAATTAAGTTTGAAGTAAAGAACGGAAATACCTTTATGTTCAAAAAGATTGCTACAGGAACAAAAGCTAAGCAAAATACAGTAGGATATTCTTTAAACCTGATCAACCAATCAACAGATCAGTTTTCCCTTGAACAGAATGTTCCTTTTGACGGAAGCACAGTAAGAGTTGTGTATAATTTCCAGAGAACAGGAGTAAAATAATTTAAGTAACAAAAAAAATAAAAAGATGAAATTTAATAAAACATATATCGCAGGTCTTTTCCTATCATCAACATTATTGTTGTCTAGTTGTGAAGCAGTTCAGAATTCTAACCACCAGCAAAGAGGTACAGCAGTAGGTGTTGCATCGGGAGCTGTACTTGGAGGTATCTTAGGTAACAACGTAGGTAAAGGAGGAAACGGAGCTTTAGGAGCTGTATTAGGTGGTATTATTGGTGGTGTTGCAGGTAACGTTATCGGTAACAAAATGGATAAGCAGGCTAAAGAAATTAAAGAAACTTTACCTGGTGCTGAAGTAGAAAGAGTAGGAGATGGTATTAAAGTGACGATGAATGAAAGTATAGTAAACTTTGCATTCGATTCATCTAACCTTACCTCTGTAGCTCAGACCAACCTTGATAAATTAGCTCAGGTATTGGCCAATAACCCAGACACGAACATCAATATCTACGGACACACAGATAGCGTTGGTAAAGATGCTTATAATATGGCCCTTTCTCAGAGAAGAGCAGATGCGGTTAAAGCATATTTAGCAGGTAAAGGAATCGCTTCAGGCAGAATGTTTACGAAAGGAGAAGGTAAAAATATGCCTGTAGCTAGCAATGATACAGAAGAAGGAAGAGCTAAAAACAGAAGGGTAGAGTTTGCCATTACAGCCAATGAAAAAATGATTAATGAAGCCAAACAAGGCAAGTAATTAATTTATTATATAAATATTTTCTTAAAAGACCGCCACGGCGGTTTTTTTTGTATTTTTATGCTGCTCATCTTGAAATTACTATTTTTGCAATTGAAATAACATAAATGAAGAAATATCTTAAACTGCTGCGTGTAGAACAATGGGTAAAAAATTTATTTGTTTTTGTGCCATTATTTTTTTCCGGCAATATCAAAAACCTTGACCTGCTTACCAAGAGTATTTTTGCTTTTGTTATCTTTTCCCTTGCTGCCAGCATGGTTTATATTCTGAATGATTACAATGATATAGAGGCAGATCGAAGGCATCCTGAAAAAAGAAGAAGACCGCTGGCGAGTGGTGCTATCTCTAAATCAAAAGCTATAGGAATTTTAATAGGGCTCGCAATCACAGATATTTTCCTTGTTCTTTTTGCTCAGTTCTATTTCGAGCAGCTTCTCTGGAAATTTGCAACCATTATTGCATTTTATTTTGTAATGAATCTTGCTTATACATTCAGGTTGAAGCATGTTCCTATTATTGATATTTTTATCATAGCCACAGGGTTTGTATTAAGGGTTCTTGCAGGAGGTTACATTACCGGAATCAGTATTTCACAGTGGGCTATACTGCTTACATTTGTTCTGGCATTGGTATTGGCGATAGGAAAAAGAAGAGGTGAATTAATCAATGCGCAGGTTTCGGGTAAGACGAGACGTGCTCTGGACGGTTATAACGTACAGTTTGCCGATATAGCACTGTCTATTTCTGTTACATTGGCCATTATGTGTTATTTAATGTTTACACTGTCACCGGAGGTACAGGCAAAATTTCATGAAAGGGTTTTTTATACCGTTATTTTTGTAGTATTTGCCTTTCTCAGATACCTGCAGCAGACTCTAGTGTATAACAGAACGGAATCCCCTACAAAAATAGTGTACAGGGACAGGTATATACAGGTTACCTTACTATTGTGGGTTGCAACATTTTTAATTCAAATTTATTTTAAAAAATGAAGCCGAATTTCATACAAAAAGTTACCAATTGGGGCAATTTTCCTGTAGTGGAAAAAGAAATGAAGTCTGAAGACAGCTTCAGAAATATAAGGGAATTTGTATTGAACCATAATGAAGTGATCGCGAGAGGGAATGGGAGATGTTATGGAGATGCTTCATTAGGGGAACATATATTTTCGACAAAAAAACTCAATAAATTTATCAGCTTTGACCGGTTGAATGGTATTATAGAATGCGAATCCGGAGTGCTGCTTTCAGATGTTTTGGAAATAGCTGTTCCGCAAGGATACTTTCTTTATGTAACTCCGGGAACCAAGTTTGTTACTGTTGGAGGTGCCATCGCATCAGATGTACATGGTAAAAACCATCATTCAGAAGGTTGTTTTTCAGAATATGTCATTGAGTTTAAACTCATGAATGAAAATGGGGAGATCATAACATGTTCAAGAGAGACGAATTCAGATAAATTCTGGGCAACTATCGGCGGAATGGGACTTACGGGCATTATTCTGACGGCAAAGTTTAAGCTTAAAAATATAGAATCAGCTTATATTCGCCAGGAAAGTATTAAAGCTGAAAACCTTGATGAAATATTCAGGCTTTTTGAAGAAAGTGAAAACTGGACATATACTGTTGCCTGGATCGATTGCTTACAAAAGGGTAAAAATATTGGAAGGAGCATTTTGATGAGGGGAGAACATGCTTTTCAGCATGAACTTCCTCAGAATATGGCAAAAAGCCCTCTACGGCTTAAGAAAAAGTTTCAACCAACTGTCCCTTTTTATTTTCCGGGCTTTGTTCTGAATGCTTTAACGGTAAAAATATTTAATCTGCTGTATTATAAAAAGCAGTCTAAAAAAGAAGTTAAAAGCTTTATAGATTATGAAACATACTTTTACCCTCTGGATTTTGTTACTGATTGGAATAAAATTTATGGTAAATCAGGTTTTATCCAATATCAGATGGTAATTCCTAAAGACTCCGGAAAGGAGGGGATGAAGAAGATCCTGGAAACCATTGCCAATAGCGGAAACGGATCCTTTCTGGCTGTTTTAAAACTCTTTGGAAAGAATAACGAGGAAGCTTACAACTCATTTCCTATAGAAGGGTACACTTTGGCACTTGATTTTAAAGTAAATTCGAAACTTAAAAAGTTGGTAAAACAGCTTGATGATATTGTTCAGGAATTCGGAGGTAGAATTTATTTGACCAAAGACAGCATGAGTAAATCTTCTTTGACGAATTACCTTAAAAATATTCAAAATCCTAAATTTGTGTCGTTACAGCACAAAAGAATCATAAATAATAATTCATAAATGATAGTTCTGGGAAGTACCTCTGAAGTAGCACAAGCCTTTGTTGAAAAGGCTCTGCAGGAAGGTGAAAAATATGAGAAAATCTATCT
The sequence above is drawn from the Chryseobacterium daecheongense genome and encodes:
- a CDS encoding lipocalin family protein, giving the protein MKKLLLAGMLGTSLFAVSCSSVKNAQTSQNQKSDFLKIKGDWEIVSIDYDKGFKIKPFDEGADAQCFVGSHWRLIPNNYTGAYTLSGGGSCPSLTQPIKFEVKNGNTFMFKKIATGTKAKQNTVGYSLNLINQSTDQFSLEQNVPFDGSTVRVVYNFQRTGVK
- a CDS encoding OmpA family protein gives rise to the protein MKFNKTYIAGLFLSSTLLLSSCEAVQNSNHQQRGTAVGVASGAVLGGILGNNVGKGGNGALGAVLGGIIGGVAGNVIGNKMDKQAKEIKETLPGAEVERVGDGIKVTMNESIVNFAFDSSNLTSVAQTNLDKLAQVLANNPDTNINIYGHTDSVGKDAYNMALSQRRADAVKAYLAGKGIASGRMFTKGEGKNMPVASNDTEEGRAKNRRVEFAITANEKMINEAKQGK
- a CDS encoding decaprenyl-phosphate phosphoribosyltransferase, whose protein sequence is MKKYLKLLRVEQWVKNLFVFVPLFFSGNIKNLDLLTKSIFAFVIFSLAASMVYILNDYNDIEADRRHPEKRRRPLASGAISKSKAIGILIGLAITDIFLVLFAQFYFEQLLWKFATIIAFYFVMNLAYTFRLKHVPIIDIFIIATGFVLRVLAGGYITGISISQWAILLTFVLALVLAIGKRRGELINAQVSGKTRRALDGYNVQFADIALSISVTLAIMCYLMFTLSPEVQAKFHERVFYTVIFVVFAFLRYLQQTLVYNRTESPTKIVYRDRYIQVTLLLWVATFLIQIYFKK
- a CDS encoding FAD-binding oxidoreductase, yielding MKPNFIQKVTNWGNFPVVEKEMKSEDSFRNIREFVLNHNEVIARGNGRCYGDASLGEHIFSTKKLNKFISFDRLNGIIECESGVLLSDVLEIAVPQGYFLYVTPGTKFVTVGGAIASDVHGKNHHSEGCFSEYVIEFKLMNENGEIITCSRETNSDKFWATIGGMGLTGIILTAKFKLKNIESAYIRQESIKAENLDEIFRLFEESENWTYTVAWIDCLQKGKNIGRSILMRGEHAFQHELPQNMAKSPLRLKKKFQPTVPFYFPGFVLNALTVKIFNLLYYKKQSKKEVKSFIDYETYFYPLDFVTDWNKIYGKSGFIQYQMVIPKDSGKEGMKKILETIANSGNGSFLAVLKLFGKNNEEAYNSFPIEGYTLALDFKVNSKLKKLVKQLDDIVQEFGGRIYLTKDSMSKSSLTNYLKNIQNPKFVSLQHKRIINNNS